The region AGATTAAATAAACCAATGGTTTCTGCCTGGGCAATGAGGGGAATACACAAACTTTCCTTGGGCAAACATTGACTATTTAGGTGATTACAAAAAAGATCATGTTGTTGCTCCCCCACCCAATGGGCTTGACCCCGCCGCAGAGCCCAACAATCTAATCTGTTAAAAACCGTTTGGGAACAAGTTACATTTCCCCAGGATTTAACCATTTCAAAATAGTTAGCGGCGGAGTCGAAAAGAAAAATTGTCCCCGCAGTGTTAGGAAAAAAAGGAGGAGCTAAGGCCGCCACACTAGCACAGGCATCGGGCACCACCACGCATGACTGTAAATAATCACTCAGGGTGGAGAGTACTTCCATTTCCTTGTTGCGGCGCTTAAGTTCCTCTAACCGTTGTTGCAACTGTTCATTAACTTGGCAGAGTCGTTCTTCACTTTTAGCCAAAGCTTGGGTCCGTTCTAAAACCCGTTGTTCCAATTCTTCGTTTAGTTTTTCTAGCTCTGCTTCTGCTCTTTTTTGCGCGCTAACATCCATGGCTACCCCTTGCAACCCCACAACTTCCCCATTCGGGTGGTGAACCGCTTCAATTCTTGTCCATATCCAGCCCTCGGTGCCATCACATCGGAAAAAACGGAATGTGAAACCCTGGGTCTCCCCTGTTTCTAATACTTTATCGACAACATCTTGATGTCTTTGGCGATCGCCTGGAACAATGACGGCAGTGGCATTTTCATAGGTAACTGGAGATTGGGGATCCCAACCAAATACTTCATACATCTCCTCTGACCAATCAATTTTTCCAGAGGGCAACTCAAATTTCCACCGGCCTAATTTAGCCAGTTTTTGGGTTTCTGTAAGTTCTATTTCCCGTTGCCGCAGTTTATCTTCGCTTAACTTGCGATCAGTAATGTCTGTACCAGTCGCTAAAACTTCAACTAAATTACCCTGAGCGTCAAAAATAGGCTTATTTTTCCACGCAACCCAAACTCGATCACCATTTTTTTTGATATTTTCATTTTCATTGTATTCATACTTATCAGGATTGTCACAAATGTCCTTGACTAAAGTTTCTAAGTTTTCACCGCTACTACTAATCCTAGAAACAATAGTTTCCATGACAGATTTGCCAACTATTTCTGCTTCGGTAAAACCAAAAAAATCCTGACCATATTGATTAATAAAAATAATTTCGCCTGTCGGTTTCCAGCGCAATATGGTGTTGTTGATGGATTCTACTAAATTACGATATTGCCACTCACTTTTTTCTATTCTCAGGCGAGCCTCATGGCGATCATTAATGTCAACACAGGAACCAATGTAACCCAGAAATTTTCCATCCGAGGTAAAATGGGGTATCCCATTATCCAATAACCAACGGTATTCCCCAGCGGCATTGCGGAGGCGATATTCCATGGTGAAGGGTTGACGAGCATCAAAGGCTTGAACATAGGTATCTAAACAGCGTTGAAAATCATCGGGATGTACCCCTTCCGCCCAACCATTGCCCTCCTCTTGTTGTAAAGTTCGCCCAGTAAAATCAAGCCAGGGGCGATTGAAATAAAAACAGCCCTTATCCAAGCCAGACATCCAGATTAAAATCGGGGCATGGTCTGCTAAATTAAAAAAACGTCCTTCGCTTTCTTTGAGCATAACTCTTAGAGTCTTTTGGCCATCAATATTGAAGCTTTCTGTTTTAACAAAAGTTTGTAAGCTACTGGTATCTTAAGAAAATAATTTTTGCTTTTGTCATTAATATCTCATTGTCTTGGGGGTCATTGACCATGGGAATAAGACCGACAATTAGATTTTATTATTAATGGGATTTAGTTGGCCGGTCTTTTTTGTTAGCTAATGCTACCCTTACAAGCTAGCAAAAATAATTGTCTGAGGTGATAAAATTCACAGAACTTTACGTGATTTCACGCAAAACCTCCGTGATCACAGCATATTAATGACAAGAAACCTAATCCGCCATTATGACTTGATTGCGACCAGCGGCCTTGGCTCGATATAGGGCTTCATCGGCTGCTTTGATAATAGTAGCCATGGTTTCTCCATGGTCAGGGTAACAGGCTACCCCCAGGGAAACGGTCAATGTGCTCAAGTTCTTTCCTTTGTATTCCACTTCCATGGAGGCGATCGCCTGACGGAGAGATTCTGCCTTGGCTAGGGTATCTTCCATGGAGGTTTGGGGCAAAACAATGGTCATTTCTTCCCCGCCGTATCGACAGGCAATGTCAGAACCACGGATGTTACTTTGCAGAATGCGCCCAATAACTTTCAGCACATGATCTCCGGCGTCGTGGCCCAGTTGGTCATTGAACTGTTTGAAATGGTCAATGTCCCCCATAATGACGCCAATGGAATAGTTATAGCGCCGAGCCCGGCCAAGCTCCTGCAGAAAAAACTGCTCTAGGTAGCGGCGGTTAAATAACCCCGTGAGTGGATCTCGTATGCTCTGATTTTCTAGCTTTTCCCGCAATTTGATATTGGCGATCGCCAGACTAACCTGTTCGGCGATGGTTTTAGCTAACTGTTGTTGTTCTGGGTTAATTACTCCAACTTGCTTACTACAGAGATTGAGCAAGCCGAGGGTTTCCCCCTGGGCAATCAGAGGAATGCACAAACTTTCCTCGGCGGAACATTGATCATCCAGATGGTTGCAAAATAAATCGTGTTGGTCTTGCCCTACCCAATGAACCTGACCCCGCCGCAGAGCCCAACAATCAATGCCATTAAACACCGGCTGGGAACAGGGGAAAGCTCCCCAGGTTTTGGCCAGCTCAAAATAATTGGCTGTAGAATCAAAAAGGAAAATTGCTCCGGTAATATTCGGAAAAAGTGGCTTAGCCAGGGCGGCTACACTGGCACAGGCATCTTCTACCACCACACAGGACTGTAAATACTCGTTCAGGGTGGAAAGCAATTCCATTTCCTGATTGCGGCGCTTCAGTTCCTCCAGCCGTTGTTGCAATTGTTCATTGACTTGGTAGAGTTTTTCTTCACTTTTCGCCAAAGCCTGGGTTCTTTCCATTACCCTCTGCTCCAGTTCCGCATTGAGCTTTTCTAGTTCCGCTTCTATCAGTTCCCGTTGGTGGAGGGCCTGCTTCTGTTGCTTTATGTCGACCACCACACAAATGGTTAAATCAGTATTCCCCTCAAAGGGAGCTGCCCCAACTAAAACCGGGACAGTGCGGCCATTTTTATGAAAGTACTCCTTTTCCCAGGGCTTAGTGAAGCCGTATTTTCGCAAATTTTCTATGGCTTCAACATCCTTGGCCCGGTGTTCTACTGGAGTAAGTACGTCCCAGCGGATTAATCCCGCTTCTAGTTCCTTGCGGCTGTACCCTATCATGTCCAATAGACAATTGTTAGCCTCGAACACTTCACCGCTGAGACTAGCAAACATAATGCCGACAATGTCCGACTCAAACACTTTACGAAAACGAGACTCACTATTTTGTAGGGCAATTTCCGCTTCTTTTTGTTTAGTAATATCCATGGCAACGCCCTGGAGCCCGGTTATTTCCCCGTTTGGATTGAATAAAGCTTCCGTTTTTGCCCAAATCCAGCCCTGACTGCCATCGGTCCGACAAAAGCTATAGGTAAACTCCTGGGCTAGCCCTGTTTGCAAAACGTACTGCACTATTTCGCCAAAGCGTTGGCGATCGCCTGGGTGGATAAGCTGTTCTAGCTCTTGATAACTGGGGGGCCCCTGTTGGGGATCCCGGCCAAACATTTGGAAAATTTCCTCTGACCAATTAATTTTGCCGGAACGTAAATCGAATTTCCAGCGACCTAATTTAGCTAATTTTTGGGTTTCTATCAGTTCTGTTTCCCGTTGCCGCAATTTATCTTCAGCCAATTTCCGGTCTGTAATATCTATTCCCGAGGTTACAAATTCAATTAGATTACCTTCTTTGTCAAAAATGGGCTTATTTGTCCAGACGATCCAGGCTCGATCGCCATTTTTTTTAATATTTTCGTTTTCGGTAGATTGATACTTTTCGGGATTTTGGATGATATCTGCGATGTAGGCCTCTAAATCATGCCCCGAACTGCTAATTAAGGGCACAATGGTCTCGAAAACTGACTTACCGACCATTTCTTCGGCGCTAAAACCAAAAAAATCCTGGGCATATTGGTTGGCAAAAGTAATTTCCCCCGTCGATGACCAACGACCCACAATGGTATTGAGGGACTCCACTAGGGTGCGATATTTTTCTTCACTCCCTTCTAATACATGCCGAGTTTCTTGGCGGTCATTAATGTCAATGCAATAACCCATATAGCCAAGAAATTTTCCATCCGGGGCAAAACGGGGCACCCCATTCTCCAACAACCAATGGTATTCCCCCTCTCGGTTCCGTAGACGATACTCCATGGTGTATGGCTGCCGAGCATCGAAAGCCTCAACGTAGGTTTGTAAACAGTGGTCAAAATCTTCGGGATGCACCCCCTCCGTCCAACCATTACCCTGTTCCTGTTCGAGGGTGCGGCCGGTGAAGTCGAGCCAGGATTGATTGAAATAGAAACAGCCTTTGTCCAAACCAGTGACACAAATTAGCATAGGGGCGTTATCCACCAAGCTAAGAAATTGTTCTTCACTCTCTTGGAGAATGGCCGCTAGGGACTGGCCTTGGTCAGAGCTTCCATCGTCATCGACTGGAATCTCAGGTTGGTCGGGGTGAAAAAAAGTTTTCAATACCTGCTGGGACTTAAGAGCCGCTAATTCCGCCCTCAAAGTCTCTAATTCTGCCATTAACGAACCAACATCCGGACTGTCATCAGCCATATAATTCCATGATTTCTAGGCGATCGCCATTTTCTGCTGTTGCTACTATCGGTCACTATCCACGGTTAATCTGGGCAAATGGGGCAAAAAATAAAATAAGTAGTCATGCACCCGAGTCTATTAGCAGGCCCCGTCTCCCCAGCATAACAGAAACCTAGAAATTGTTTGAAAAGCCCCCTAAATGCCCAATTTTTGTAAAAAATCTACATATAAGTCAGTCCTCCAGCCGGAGCTTTAGGGGATCGATTTAGGAGGAAAACTAAAACTTTGGCAATTAGCTCTTATGTTGGCGGCTTGTCGGGACGAGGCTACGTCTCCTGGCAGTAGTTGGGTTAGAATCGGGGGAATTGTCTGTTGAGGGGAACTAGCCCCCAATATTCCCATTTGAGAAAATTATGTCAGTTTTAGCGGCGTTAGCGGCGATCGGAGTACTTGCGGTATTAATTGCGGTGCATGAGTTGGGGCACTTTGCGGCCGCCCGTTTACAGGGCATCCATGTCACTCGCTTTGCCTTGGGATTTGGGCCACCGCTGTTGAAATATCAAGGTGCTGAAACGGAATATTCCATCCGAGCCATTCCCCTGGGGGGCTATGTGGCTTTCCCCGATGATGATCCAGACAGTGAAATTCCTGCCGACGATCCCAACTTGCTAAAAAACCGCCCCATCCTCGACCGGGCCATTGTCATTAGTGCAGGGGTAATTGCCAATTTGGTTTTTGCTTACTTTCTGCTCATTGGTCAGGTAAGTACCATTGGTTTTCAGAATATTCAGCCCGGTTTAGTCATTCCTCAGGTGGACAGTGCCTCTGCAGCCCAGGCGGCCGGGGTGGAGCCGGGGGATATTGTGCTTTCCCTCCAGGGCAACATTTTACCCGGTTTTCCCGATGCCACCACCCAGTTTATTGACATAGTGCGGCGATCGCCGTCGGTGCCCATCACAGTGGAAGTGCAACGGGGGGAAGAGACTAAAACCCTAACCATTACCCCCAGTCAGGATCCCGAAGGTCACGGTAAAATTGGGGTCGCTTTGTTGCCCAACGTGGAAACCAAACAGGCCGCTAATCCCATCCAAGCTTTAACCTATAGCGCTGAAGCCTTTGAACGAATTGTCAAGCTGACTGGCCAGGGCTTTTGGCAGTTGGCCAGTAACTTTGCCGACAATGCTTCCCAGGTGGCCGGGCCGGTAAAAATTGTTGAGTATGGCGCTAACATTGCTCGCTCGGATGCCAGTAACCTATTCCAATTTGGGGCGCTGATTAGCATTAACCTAGCTGTAATTAATATTCTGCCTCTACCTGCGTTGGATGGTGGCCAACTGGTGTTTTTGTTGATTGAAGGACTTCTGGGCAAGCCCCTACCCGAAAAGTTCCAAATGGGGGTGATGCAAACGGGGTTAGTGCTTCTGCTGAGCTTGGGGGTATTTTTGATTGTGCGGGATACCCTGAATTTGACCTTTGTGCAGGAGTTTTTGCCTTCCTTTGCGGGCTATGAGTAGTTTGTTACGAAAAATGGCCAGTAAAAAACAACGGGCGACGGAAATTCTACTTATTCTCAAAAAACTTTACCCCGGTGCTACCTGTAGCCTGGATTATCAAACCCCAGTACAACTTTTGGTGGCCACCATCCTTTCGGCCCAATGCACCGATGAACGGGTAAATAAGGTCACCCCAGCCCTGTTTCAGCGTTATCCCGATGCGGCGGCCCTGGCCTACGGCGATCGCCAGGAGATTGAAGAATTAATCCATTCCACTGGTTTTTTTCGTAATAAAGCTAAAAATATCCAGGGAGCTTGCCGCAAAATTGTCGAAGAATTTGACGGGGAAGTGCCCCAACGGATGGAAGAGTTATTGACCCTACCCGGAGTGGCCCGCAAAACCGCCAATGTGGTTTTAGCCCACGCTTTCGGTATCCTCGCTGGGGTGACGGTGGACACCCACGTCAAACGCCTGAGCCAACGGTTGGGCTTAACTAAAGCGACCGATCCCATTCGTATTGAGCGGGATTTAATGAAACTGATTCCCCAGCCGGATTGGGAAAATTTTTCTATCCATATTATTTATCACGGTCGGGCAGTATGTGCGGCCCGCAAGCCCCTCTGTGGGGAATGTCAATTGGCCCATCTTTGCCCCAGTGCTCAAGCGAGTTGAGATCCACTAAGGCTGAAGATGGAAGTTGGAATCAGTTTACCAAGCTCCCCCGACTTCTCCATAGGGGAATTA is a window of Synechocystis sp. PCC 7338 DNA encoding:
- a CDS encoding diguanylate cyclase translates to MLKESEGRFFNLADHAPILIWMSGLDKGCFYFNRPWLDFTGRTLQQEEGNGWAEGVHPDDFQRCLDTYVQAFDARQPFTMEYRLRNAAGEYRWLLDNGIPHFTSDGKFLGYIGSCVDINDRHEARLRIEKSEWQYRNLVESINNTILRWKPTGEIIFINQYGQDFFGFTEAEIVGKSVMETIVSRISSSGENLETLVKDICDNPDKYEYNENENIKKNGDRVWVAWKNKPIFDAQGNLVEVLATGTDITDRKLSEDKLRQREIELTETQKLAKLGRWKFELPSGKIDWSEEMYEVFGWDPQSPVTYENATAVIVPGDRQRHQDVVDKVLETGETQGFTFRFFRCDGTEGWIWTRIEAVHHPNGEVVGLQGVAMDVSAQKRAEAELEKLNEELEQRVLERTQALAKSEERLCQVNEQLQQRLEELKRRNKEMEVLSTLSDYLQSCVVVPDACASVAALAPPFFPNTAGTIFLFDSAANYFEMVKSWGNVTCSQTVFNRLDCWALRRGQAHWVGEQQHDLFCNHLNSQCLPKESLCIPLIAQAETIGLFNLCSDQAGSINPEQQQLAKAIAEQISLAIANIKLRERLENESSRDPLTGLFNRRYLKQFLMQEISRARRHNHAIGVIMADIDHFKQFNDQLGHDAGDHVLKIIARILQSTIRGSDIACRYGGEEMIIVLPQTPMVDTFVKAEQLRTAIDGMQVEYKGKYLQSLTVSFGVACYPNQGKTMEAIIEAADLALYRAKAAGRNRVLMAN
- a CDS encoding diguanylate cyclase, which encodes MADDSPDVGSLMAELETLRAELAALKSQQVLKTFFHPDQPEIPVDDDGSSDQGQSLAAILQESEEQFLSLVDNAPMLICVTGLDKGCFYFNQSWLDFTGRTLEQEQGNGWTEGVHPEDFDHCLQTYVEAFDARQPYTMEYRLRNREGEYHWLLENGVPRFAPDGKFLGYMGYCIDINDRQETRHVLEGSEEKYRTLVESLNTIVGRWSSTGEITFANQYAQDFFGFSAEEMVGKSVFETIVPLISSSGHDLEAYIADIIQNPEKYQSTENENIKKNGDRAWIVWTNKPIFDKEGNLIEFVTSGIDITDRKLAEDKLRQRETELIETQKLAKLGRWKFDLRSGKINWSEEIFQMFGRDPQQGPPSYQELEQLIHPGDRQRFGEIVQYVLQTGLAQEFTYSFCRTDGSQGWIWAKTEALFNPNGEITGLQGVAMDITKQKEAEIALQNSESRFRKVFESDIVGIMFASLSGEVFEANNCLLDMIGYSRKELEAGLIRWDVLTPVEHRAKDVEAIENLRKYGFTKPWEKEYFHKNGRTVPVLVGAAPFEGNTDLTICVVVDIKQQKQALHQRELIEAELEKLNAELEQRVMERTQALAKSEEKLYQVNEQLQQRLEELKRRNQEMELLSTLNEYLQSCVVVEDACASVAALAKPLFPNITGAIFLFDSTANYFELAKTWGAFPCSQPVFNGIDCWALRRGQVHWVGQDQHDLFCNHLDDQCSAEESLCIPLIAQGETLGLLNLCSKQVGVINPEQQQLAKTIAEQVSLAIANIKLREKLENQSIRDPLTGLFNRRYLEQFFLQELGRARRYNYSIGVIMGDIDHFKQFNDQLGHDAGDHVLKVIGRILQSNIRGSDIACRYGGEEMTIVLPQTSMEDTLAKAESLRQAIASMEVEYKGKNLSTLTVSLGVACYPDHGETMATIIKAADEALYRAKAAGRNQVIMAD
- the rseP gene encoding RIP metalloprotease RseP; the encoded protein is MSVLAALAAIGVLAVLIAVHELGHFAAARLQGIHVTRFALGFGPPLLKYQGAETEYSIRAIPLGGYVAFPDDDPDSEIPADDPNLLKNRPILDRAIVISAGVIANLVFAYFLLIGQVSTIGFQNIQPGLVIPQVDSASAAQAAGVEPGDIVLSLQGNILPGFPDATTQFIDIVRRSPSVPITVEVQRGEETKTLTITPSQDPEGHGKIGVALLPNVETKQAANPIQALTYSAEAFERIVKLTGQGFWQLASNFADNASQVAGPVKIVEYGANIARSDASNLFQFGALISINLAVINILPLPALDGGQLVFLLIEGLLGKPLPEKFQMGVMQTGLVLLLSLGVFLIVRDTLNLTFVQEFLPSFAGYE
- the nth gene encoding endonuclease III; protein product: MSSLLRKMASKKQRATEILLILKKLYPGATCSLDYQTPVQLLVATILSAQCTDERVNKVTPALFQRYPDAAALAYGDRQEIEELIHSTGFFRNKAKNIQGACRKIVEEFDGEVPQRMEELLTLPGVARKTANVVLAHAFGILAGVTVDTHVKRLSQRLGLTKATDPIRIERDLMKLIPQPDWENFSIHIIYHGRAVCAARKPLCGECQLAHLCPSAQAS